Proteins from one Prosthecobacter sp. genomic window:
- a CDS encoding sialidase family protein has product MKLHLLLCAFFFSALHAAEPFLEKSAVFPPGMNGIARYRIPGIVVTTKGTVLAYSEARKNNSSDWGEIEIHLRRSTDGGKTWEAGKHIAHHGARLEGNPRKKEGGEREQTVNNPVAIVDRETGTIEFLYCINYARCYSIRSTDDGLTWSAPVDITATFEPFRRHYDWKVIATGPGHGIQMKSGRLVVPIWLAYGKEGDHKPSAAATIYSDDHGKTWKAGDLCLPNEGDLGNPNETMIAELSDGRVMLVARSVSQANRKLITTSADGATGWSKPVFHDQLWEPVCMASIVSHPSKPGTLLFSNPHRLPLDKDGKEVPAGRGKRENLCIKLSRDDGKTWPVNKVLDPGKAAYSDLAVLPDGTVLCLYEAESSIDCARFNLEWVTQ; this is encoded by the coding sequence ATGAAACTTCATCTTCTTCTCTGTGCCTTCTTCTTCAGCGCACTCCATGCCGCCGAACCATTTCTGGAAAAGTCTGCTGTCTTCCCGCCCGGCATGAACGGCATCGCGCGGTATCGCATTCCGGGCATCGTCGTCACCACGAAGGGAACGGTGCTGGCTTACAGCGAGGCGAGGAAGAATAACAGCTCTGACTGGGGCGAGATCGAGATTCATCTGCGGCGCTCGACCGATGGTGGGAAGACTTGGGAGGCGGGCAAACACATCGCTCATCACGGCGCACGGCTGGAAGGCAATCCGCGCAAGAAGGAAGGCGGCGAACGCGAGCAGACGGTGAACAATCCCGTCGCCATCGTGGATCGCGAGACGGGTACGATTGAGTTTCTCTACTGCATCAACTACGCGCGCTGTTACTCCATCCGCAGCACCGATGACGGCCTCACCTGGAGCGCGCCCGTGGACATCACGGCGACGTTTGAGCCGTTTCGGCGGCATTACGACTGGAAGGTCATCGCCACGGGGCCGGGGCATGGTATTCAGATGAAAAGCGGACGGCTCGTGGTGCCGATCTGGCTGGCTTATGGCAAGGAAGGCGATCACAAGCCCTCTGCTGCCGCCACGATCTACAGCGATGATCACGGCAAGACCTGGAAGGCCGGCGATCTCTGCCTGCCGAACGAAGGCGATCTCGGCAATCCGAACGAAACGATGATCGCCGAGTTGTCCGATGGTCGCGTGATGCTCGTCGCTCGCAGCGTGTCGCAGGCGAATCGCAAACTCATCACCACCAGCGCGGATGGAGCCACGGGCTGGAGCAAGCCGGTGTTTCATGACCAGCTTTGGGAGCCGGTCTGCATGGCCAGCATCGTCTCGCATCCGTCCAAGCCGGGCACGCTGCTGTTTTCCAATCCGCATCGCCTCCCGCTCGACAAAGACGGTAAAGAAGTTCCCGCCGGTCGTGGCAAGCGCGAGAATCTCTGCATCAAGCTCAGCCGCGACGATGGCAAGACCTGGCCGGTGAACAAAGTCCTCGATCCCGGCAAAGCCGCCTACTCCGACCTCGCCGTTCTGCCGGATGGCACCGTGCTTTGTTTGTATGAAGCCGAAAGCTCCATCGACTGCGCGCGCTTCAATCTGGAA